In Enterobacter cloacae, the following are encoded in one genomic region:
- a CDS encoding UPF0231 protein codes for MDYEFLRDITGVVKVRMSMGHEAVGHWFNEEVKENLALLDEVEQAAQTVKGSERSWQRAGHEYTLWMDGEEVMVRANQLEFSGDEMEEGMSYYDEESLSLCGVEDFLKVVAAYREFMKQK; via the coding sequence GGAGTGGTGAAAGTGCGTATGTCGATGGGCCACGAAGCCGTTGGACACTGGTTTAACGAAGAGGTGAAAGAGAACCTCGCGTTACTTGATGAAGTGGAACAGGCTGCGCAGACGGTAAAAGGCAGTGAGCGATCCTGGCAGCGTGCCGGACACGAATATACGCTGTGGATGGACGGCGAAGAGGTGATGGTGCGTGCCAACCAGCTTGAATTCTCGGGCGATGAGATGGAAGAGGGGATGAGCTACTACGACGAAGAGAGCCTGTCGCTGTGCGGTGTTGAAGACTTCCTCAAAGTGGTGGCTGCGTATCGTGAGTTCATGAAACAGAAATAA
- the speD gene encoding S-adenosylmethionine decarboxylase proenzyme has protein sequence MKKLKLHGFNNLTKSLSFCIYDICYAKTAEERDGYIAYIDELYNANRLTEILSETCSIIGANILNIARQDYEPQGASVTILVSEEPVDPKLIDNTEHPGPLPEAVVAHLDKSHICVHTYPESHPEGGLCTFRADIEVSTCGVISPLKALNYLIHQLESDIVTIDYRVRGFTRDINGMKHFIDHEINSIQNFMSDDMKALYDMVDVNVYQENIFHTKMLLKEFDLKHYMFHTRPEDLSEEERKVITDRLWKEMREIYYGRNIPAV, from the coding sequence TTGAAAAAGCTTAAGCTGCATGGCTTTAACAACCTGACCAAAAGCCTGAGTTTTTGTATTTACGATATCTGCTATGCCAAAACCGCAGAAGAGCGCGATGGGTATATCGCCTATATCGATGAACTCTACAATGCCAATCGTCTGACCGAGATCCTGTCAGAAACCTGCTCTATTATCGGCGCAAATATCCTGAATATTGCCCGTCAGGATTATGAGCCACAGGGTGCCAGCGTGACGATTCTGGTCAGCGAAGAGCCGGTCGACCCTAAGCTTATCGACAACACCGAACATCCAGGCCCACTGCCAGAGGCCGTCGTGGCCCACCTGGATAAAAGTCACATCTGCGTGCATACCTACCCTGAAAGCCATCCTGAAGGCGGTCTGTGTACCTTCCGCGCGGATATTGAAGTCTCTACCTGTGGCGTGATTTCGCCTCTTAAGGCGCTGAACTACTTAATCCACCAGCTGGAATCCGACATCGTGACCATTGATTATCGTGTGCGTGGTTTCACCCGTGATATCAACGGCATGAAACACTTCATCGACCACGAGATCAACTCCATCCAGAACTTTATGTCCGATGATATGAAGGCGCTGTACGACATGGTGGACGTGAACGTGTATCAGGAAAACATCTTCCATACCAAGATGTTACTTAAGGAATTCGACCTTAAGCACTACATGTTCCATACCAGACCGGAAGATTTGAGCGAAGAAGAGCGCAAGGTCATCACTGACCGGCTCTGGAAAGAGATGCGCGAAATCTACTACGGCCGCAATATTCCGGCCGTGTAA
- the speE gene encoding polyamine aminopropyltransferase, producing the protein MTDNPVWHETLHDQFGQYFAVDNVLYHEKTDHQDLVIFENAAFGRVMALDGVVQTTERDEFIYHEMMTHVPLLAHGHAKHVLIIGGGDGAMLREVSRHQSIETITMVEIDAGVVSFCRQYLPNHSAGSYDDPRFNLVIDDGVNFVNQTTQTFDVIISDCTDPIGPGASLFTSSFYEGCKRCLKPGGIFVAQNGVCFLQQDEALDSHRKLSTYFSDVSFYQAAIPTYYGGIMTFAWATDNEVLRHLSTGIIQARFHQAGLQCRYYNPAIHTAAFALPQYLQDALSSKGVS; encoded by the coding sequence ATGACCGATAACCCGGTATGGCATGAAACGCTGCATGACCAGTTTGGTCAATACTTTGCCGTCGATAACGTGCTTTATCACGAGAAAACCGATCATCAGGATCTGGTCATCTTCGAGAACGCCGCCTTTGGCCGCGTGATGGCACTGGATGGCGTGGTGCAAACCACCGAGCGCGATGAGTTTATCTATCACGAAATGATGACCCACGTACCGCTACTGGCACACGGGCACGCGAAGCACGTTCTGATTATCGGCGGTGGCGACGGTGCCATGCTGCGCGAAGTGTCCCGTCATCAATCCATTGAAACCATCACAATGGTGGAAATTGATGCAGGCGTCGTCTCCTTCTGCCGCCAGTATCTGCCCAACCACAGCGCCGGTAGTTATGACGATCCGCGCTTTAATCTGGTCATTGATGATGGCGTCAACTTCGTTAATCAGACCACGCAAACCTTTGATGTGATTATCTCCGACTGCACTGATCCTATCGGCCCTGGCGCATCGCTGTTTACCTCTTCTTTCTACGAAGGCTGTAAGCGTTGCCTGAAACCAGGGGGGATCTTTGTGGCGCAAAACGGTGTTTGCTTCCTGCAGCAGGATGAAGCCCTCGACAGCCACCGCAAGCTGAGCACTTACTTTAGTGACGTCAGCTTCTATCAGGCCGCTATTCCGACCTACTACGGCGGGATCATGACTTTCGCCTGGGCGACCGATAACGAAGTGTTGCGTCATCTCTCCACCGGAATTATTCAGGCCCGTTTCCACCAGGCCGGTCTTCAGTGCCGATACTACAATCCGGCTATCCATACTGCCGCATTTGCCTTGCCGCAGTACCTGCAAGATGCGCTGTCCTCTAAGGGGGTGAGCTAA
- a CDS encoding multicopper oxidase produces MLKISPAGNKEMNMQRRDFLKYSAALGVASALPLWSRAVFAADRPTLPIPELLTADARSRIQLVVQSGKTTFGKHNATTWGYNGSLLGPAIQLRKGSAVTVDIHNTLAEETTLHWHGLEVPGEVDGGPQGIIKAGDKRSVTFTPNQRAATCWFHPHQHGKTGHQVAMGLAGLVLIEDDESRLLRLPKQWGIDDIPVIVQDKKFTADGQIDYQLDVMSAAVGWFGDTLLTNGAIYPQHAAPKGWLRLRLLNGCNARSLNFAASDKRPLYVVASDGGLLPEPVKVNELPMLMGERFEVLVDISDGKSFDLVTLPVSQMGMAVAPFDKAHPVLRIQPLQIAASGTLPDTLSTLPALPSLEGLTQRTLQLSMDPMLDMMGMQALMEKYGNQAMAGMQHGQMMGHMNMDHGKMGGMGNMNHGDHGFDFHNANRINGKAFDMNTPMFAATKGQFERWVISGVGDMMLHPFHIHGTQFRILSENGNAPVAHRAGWKDTVRVEGGVSEVLVKFDHEAPKEFAYMAHCHLLEHEDTGMMLGFTV; encoded by the coding sequence ATGCTCAAAATATCGCCTGCAGGAAATAAGGAAATGAACATGCAACGTCGTGATTTTTTGAAATATTCCGCTGCGCTGGGGGTTGCCAGTGCATTACCACTGTGGAGTCGTGCGGTTTTTGCGGCTGACAGACCCACCTTACCGATTCCCGAATTACTCACCGCTGATGCCCGTAGCCGCATTCAGCTTGTTGTTCAGTCCGGTAAAACGACCTTTGGTAAGCATAACGCCACAACGTGGGGTTATAACGGTAGCCTGCTTGGCCCGGCCATCCAGCTACGCAAGGGGAGCGCCGTGACGGTTGATATCCACAACACGCTGGCAGAAGAGACTACGCTGCACTGGCACGGTCTGGAAGTGCCGGGGGAGGTTGATGGTGGGCCGCAGGGGATCATCAAGGCTGGTGATAAGCGTAGCGTCACCTTTACCCCCAACCAGCGCGCAGCGACCTGCTGGTTCCACCCACATCAGCACGGAAAAACGGGCCATCAGGTGGCGATGGGGCTGGCCGGTCTGGTACTGATTGAAGATGATGAAAGCCGCCTGTTGCGCCTGCCGAAACAGTGGGGCATTGACGATATCCCGGTCATTGTTCAGGACAAGAAATTCACTGCAGACGGTCAGATTGATTATCAGCTGGATGTGATGAGCGCGGCGGTAGGCTGGTTTGGCGATACGCTGCTGACTAACGGCGCTATTTACCCGCAGCATGCCGCCCCGAAAGGCTGGCTGCGTTTACGTCTGCTCAATGGGTGTAATGCGCGTTCGCTGAATTTTGCTGCCAGCGATAAACGTCCGCTGTACGTGGTGGCGAGTGACGGCGGGCTACTGCCTGAGCCGGTTAAGGTGAACGAATTGCCGATGCTGATGGGCGAGCGATTCGAGGTGCTGGTGGATATCAGTGATGGCAAATCGTTTGACCTGGTCACGCTGCCGGTGAGCCAGATGGGGATGGCCGTCGCACCCTTTGATAAGGCTCACCCGGTGTTGCGCATTCAGCCGCTGCAGATTGCCGCCTCCGGTACGCTGCCGGATACGCTAAGCACGCTCCCGGCCTTGCCTTCACTTGAGGGCTTAACCCAGCGCACGCTGCAGCTCTCAATGGACCCAATGCTCGACATGATGGGGATGCAGGCGCTGATGGAGAAGTACGGCAATCAGGCGATGGCGGGTATGCAGCACGGGCAGATGATGGGCCACATGAATATGGATCACGGGAAAATGGGCGGCATGGGGAACATGAACCACGGCGATCATGGCTTCGATTTCCACAATGCCAACCGGATCAACGGCAAAGCGTTTGACATGAACACGCCGATGTTTGCTGCCACAAAGGGACAGTTTGAACGTTGGGTTATTTCCGGTGTCGGCGACATGATGTTGCATCCATTCCATATTCACGGTACGCAGTTCCGCATTCTCTCGGAGAACGGTAATGCACCCGTTGCGCATCGCGCGGGCTGGAAAGATACGGTAAGGGTTGAAGGTGGAGTCAGTGAGGTGCTGGTGAAATTCGACCATGAGGCACCGAAAGAATTTGCCTATATGGCGCACTGCCATCTGCTGGAGCATGAAGATACGGGGATGATGTTGGGATTCACGGTTTAA